In one Aquila chrysaetos chrysaetos chromosome 24, bAquChr1.4, whole genome shotgun sequence genomic region, the following are encoded:
- the PPIL1 gene encoding LOW QUALITY PROTEIN: peptidyl-prolyl cis-trans isomerase-like 1 (The sequence of the model RefSeq protein was modified relative to this genomic sequence to represent the inferred CDS: deleted 1 base in 1 codon) gives MAAVPPDSWQPPTVSMETTMGPLVLELYWKHAPRTCKNFAELCRRGYYNGTKFHRVIKDFMVQGGDPTGTGRGGASIYGKQFEDELHPELKFTGAGILAMANAGPDTNGSQFFLTLGPAQWLDGKHSIFGRVCQGMGVLGRLAMVETNAQDRPLDDVKVIKAFPSG, from the exons atggccGCCGTCCCGCCCGACTCCTGGCAGCCGCCCACCGTCTCCATGGAGACCAC GATGGGCCCGCTGGTGCTGGAGCTGTACTGGAAACACGCCCCCCGCACCTGCAAGAACTTCGCGGAGCTCTGCCGCCGCGGCTACTACAACGGCACCAAGTTCCACCGCGTCATCAAGGACTTCATGGTGCAG GGGGGGGACCCCACCGGCACCG GCCGCGGCGGTGCCTCCATCTACGGCAAACAGTTTGAGGACGAGCTGCACCCCGAGCTGAAGTTCACCG GCGCCGGCATCCTGGCCATGGCCAACGCGGGGCCGGACACCAACGGCAGCCAGTTTTTCCTGACGCTGGGCCCGGCGCAGTGGCTGGACGGGAAGCACAGCATCTTCGGGAGGGTCTGCCAGGGGATGGGGGTGCTGGGCCGCCTGGCCATGGTGGAGACCAACGCCCAGGACCGGCCCCTCGACGACGTCAAGGTCATCAAGGCTTTTCCTTCGGGCTAG